CGCAGTCTCCCAGCGAGATCAGCCACCTGAGTGCTCTTGAGGTGATCGACGGCAATCGGAACTCCGATGCCGCCTGATTCGGTGACAAGTGCCGCCGTCTCTTCGATGGTTTCGTTACGCGGATAGTCCGACTGAAGGATGCCGGTAGAGGTGCTCCGACCAGTGCAGATGACGGTTGCGCCGGCTTCGCCCAATGCTGCGGCTATTCCGCGTCCGGCGCCCCGCGTTGCCCCGGCAACTACTGCTACTCGCCCGCGTAGGGCATCTGGTTGAGGTGTCCACGCCATTGTCCGATTCTGCTCGCGGACGTTGTCTCGTTCAAGACCTCGAAGCAAGAAAGGAACCGAAAGCTCTCCGGGCGCGTCAAATTTCATGAGTGCAGAAGAACATGGACCGGGGGGAACATGAATCGTTGTGTCGGGCAGAGCGCCCAGTGGAGAAATGGTGTCACGCCGATGAGTTCGGTTGTGGCACGAAGAAATTCGAGCAGGCTAGCGGCTATGCGTAGCGGACACTGTGGGGGAGTGGCGACAGAAGTTCCGCCGGCGCGGGAGTCGCCCGAAGACGACTCCCGTCCGGAGTGAATCCGAGATCAGGGCAACTGCGAGGCAGCGTCCGAATCGAGGAACCATCGGGTGGCAACCAAACCCTTTGCACCAGCACAGGGCCAGTCAACAGCGGCAGCGCCGCCAACGGCAGCAGCAACAGCCTCAGCCTTGGCTGCGCCGGAAATAAGCAGCCACACTTCCTTTGCGCGCTGAACAGCGGGCAAAGTCAGAGTGATGCGAACCGGCGGGGGCTTGGGGGAGTCCGTCACCGCTACGACAAAACGAGACTCTTCACGTACGGCGTCAGTGTGCGGGAACAGCGAGTTGATGTGTCCCTCGCCGCCCATGCCAAGCAGGTGCACATCAAAAGTGGGGACCTGCTTGCCGTGCGCCTGCGCGCCCAGCAACTGCTCGTAGGCTGTTGCCGCGCCATCCGGATCGCCGTCGTAGATACCGTCGGACGCCGCCATCGGATGTACCCGATCCGGATCGACCGGAACATGGTCGAGGAGCGCCTCACGCGCTTGAACCTCGTTGCGCTCCGGATCGCCGGCCGGTAGGAAACGCTCATCGCCCCAGTACAGGTCGATCTGAGCCCAGTCGATATCACCAGGCGTCTTACGCAACTTCTCGAGCAATGCGATGCCGGTTCCGCCGCCGGTCAGAACGATGGACGCTACGCCACGAGCCTTCTGAGCGTCGACGATGGTTGTGACCAAACGTGCGGCAGCTGCATCGACCAGCTGACCGGCGTCCGAAAACTTCTCTACGACAACATCACTCATATGTCACCTTCTCGAGGCCGGCCAGTGCCTCTTCGTAGATTTCGTCAGGATCGAGTCGACGCAGTTCCTCGGCGAGGCAATCGCGAGTCTCCCGGCGACCAAGCGACACAAGCGCATCCGGCTGACCCGTCCGGATCAGTGTTGCGGTGGTGCCTTCCTGCGGGCGGCTGATGGAGATGCTGCGCGTCTCGAGCTTCAACTCCACATTCAGCGCGCCGGTGCGGCGGTACACCGGAACTCCGGTCTTTGCCGCCAGCCAGCCGGCCAGAATATCCAGTGCCGGTTCGGTTTTCAGGCCTGACACCACCGCGGAGGTGACATTCTCATGCGGCGGAAGATCGAGCGCCGACGCGAGAAGTGCACGCCAGTACGTGACGCGGCTCCACGCCAGATCGGTGTCCCCGGCGGTGTACGACGCGAGTCGTCCCTTGATGGTGGCCGTCGGATCAGGTGCTCCGGTGGCGTCGGTGATACGACGAACTGCGAGCTTGCCCACCGGATCCTTGGCCGGAATCGCGGGAGCCTCGAGCGGCCACCATGCGACAACCGGGGTATCCGGCAGCAGGAACGGGATGACAACACTGCTCTCGTGATCCGCCAACGGACCGTAGAGACGTAGCACCACAACTTCCGAGGCGCCGGCGTCGCCGCCGACCCGGATCTGAGCGTCGAGGCGCGGCTCGCTCTGCTCGTCGCCGCGCAGCAGCACGATGACGCGACACGGGTGCTCGCGGCTTGCTTCGTTGGCTGCCTCGATCGCTTCTTCGGCGTTGCCGGTGTCGCGGGTGCAGACAACAAGAGTCAACACACGACCCAAGGTGACGGCGCCGCCGGTCTTACGAACCTCGACCAGTTTCTTACTGACCTGGACCGTGGTGGTTGACGGCAAATCGAGAATCACTAGGGTCGCCTCCATTCGCGTCCGGTGCGGTTCAACATTTCGTCGGCAGACTCCGGTCCCCAGGTGCCGGCCTCGTACGGGTCCGGCTTGCCGCCGGCAGCCCAATGTTCGAGGACGGGATCGAGGATCTCCCAAGACAATTCGACTTCGGCGTTCACCGGGAACAGTGACGGTTCGCCGAGCAGGACATCGAGGATGAGCCGCTCGTACGCTTCGGGGGACGACTCGGTGAAAGCCTGGCCGTACGAGAAGTCCATGTTGACGTCGCGTACTTCCATGCTCGATCCCGGAACCTTCGATCCGAAGCGCATGGTGACGCCTTCATCGGGCTGCACCCGGATGACCAACGCGTTCTGGCCGAGATCGTCGGTCATGGTCTTGTCGAACGGCAGGTGCGGCGCACGCTTGAACACCACGGCGATCTCCGTGACCCTGCGTCCCAGACGCTTACCGGTGCGCAGGTAGAACGGAACACCAGCCCAACGTCGAGTATCGACCTCGAGGGTGATGGCCGCATACGTCTCGGTGATGGAATCAGCTGCGAAGCCGTCCTCTTCGAGAAGCCCGACAACCGGGAGGCCGCCCTGCCAACCGCCCGTGTACTGGCCACGGGCGGTGGTCTCGTCGAGAGGTTCCGCGAGCCTGGTGGCGGAGAGGACCTTGATCTTCTCCGCTTGCAGGTTGAGCGGCTCGAAGCTGATGGGCTCTTCCATCGCAGTGAACGCCAGCAGTTGCAGCAAGTGGTTCTGGATGACGTCGCGAGCGGCGCCGATGCCGTCGTAGTACCCGGCGCGACCACCGAGACCGATGTCCTCGGCCATCGTGATCTGAACGTGGTCGACGTAGTGCGCGTTCCAGATCGGATCGAACAACTGGTTCGCGAAACGCAAAGCCAGAATGTTCTGAACCGTTTCCTTGCCGAGGTAGTGGTCGATACGGAAGACCGTGTCCTCGGGGAACACCTTGTTGACCACTGCGTTCAGTTCACGAGCACTCTCGAGATCGTGACCGAACGGCTTCTCGATGACAACGCGTCGCCACTGGCCTTCTTCTGCCTGGGCAAGCCCGGATGACGACAACTGCTCGAGAACCTGCGGGAAATCATCCGGCGGGATCGCGAGGTAGAAGCCGTGATTGCCACCGATGCCCCGCTCGGTGTCGAGCGTGGCCAACGTGTCGGCCAGGTTCGTGAAGCCCTCGGAATCGTCGAAGTTGCCCTTGACGAATCGGATGCCGTCCGCCAGCCGCTCCCACACGCTCTGACGGAACTTGGTGCGAGCACCGTCCTTGACCGCTTCGAGGACGACGTTCGCGAAGTCCTCGTCCGTCCAGTCACGCCGGGCGAACCCGACCAGAGCGAATCCGGGCGGCAACAGTCCACGGTTGGCGAGGTCGTAGACGGCGGGCATGAGCTTGCGCCTGGCGAGGTCGCCGGTGACCCCGAAGATCACCAGGGCGCAGGGCCCCGCAATGTGCGGAAGCCGTTTGTCGGTGCTGTCCCGAAGGGGATTCACCCAATCTGATGCCGCCGCGGAATCGCTCACAGGCTCAGCTCTTCTGGGTTGCTGCGCGGAGCTGCTCGGCAGTCGCGTCGAGCAACTCGTTCCACGACACCTCGAACTTGTCGACGCCCTCGGTCTCGAGGACCTTGAACACGTCCGGGAGATCGATGCCGACGGCTGCGAGCTGATCGAAGACTGCCTGCGACTCCTGAGCGGTGCCCGAGATGGTGTCACCCGTGATCTCACCGTGGTCGGCAAGAGCGTCGAGCGTCTTCTCCGGCATGGTGTTGACCGTGTTGGGTGCTACCAACTCCGTGACGTACAGGGTGTCCGGGTAGTCGGGGTTCTTCACACCCGTCGACGCCCACAGCGGACGCTGCGCCTTGGCGCCGTCAGCCAGGAGTGCCTGGAAGCGCGGCTGCACCTCGAAGACCTGCTGGTACGCGTTGTACGCCAGACGAGCGTTTGCGAGTGCAGCCTTGCCGCGAAGCTCGAGAGCCTCCGGCGTGCCGATCGCCGTGAGGCGGTTGTCGATCTCGGAATCCACACGGGAAACGAAGAACGACGCAACCGACTCGATGGACGAGATGTCGCGGCCCGCAGCCTTCGCGGTGTCCAAACCTTCGAGGTACGCACCCATGACGGCTTCGTAGCGCTCGACCGAGAAGATCAACGTGACGTTGACGCTGATGCCTTCACCGATCACCTTGGCGATGGCGGGAATGCCGGCCAGCGTCGCGGGGATCTTGATGAGGACGTTCGGGCGGTCGACGATCTTGTGCAGCTCGATCGCCTGCGCGACAGTCGCGTCGGTGTCGTGTGCCAGACGAGGATCAACCTCGATGGACACACGGCCGTCGACGCCGTTCGACGCCTCGAACTGCGGAGCCAGAATGTCGCACGCAGCGCGCACGTCATCGGTGGTGACTGCCGTGATGGTGGCGTCGACGTCAGCGCCGCGCTGGGCCAGTTCACGAACCTGAGCGTCGTAGTCCGAGCCCTTGGACAGTGCTGCCTGGAAGATCGACGGGTTGGTGGTGACACCCACGATGGACTTGGTGTCGATCAGGTTCTGCAGGTTTCCGGACTGGATGCGATCTCGCGAAAGATCGTCAAGCCAGATGGAAACTCCTGCAGCGGAGAGCTTTTCGGTGTTCACATTCTGAGTCATCGAGATCATCCCTTCACAGCGGCGAGGGAGCGCTTCGCGGCTTCGACAGTCTTGTCGGCCGTGATGCCGAACTCCCGGTACAAGGTCTTGTAATCGGCGGAAGCGCCGTAATGCTCGAGCGAGACAGCCTGGCCGGCGTCTCCGAGGATGCGCCACCACGGCATTGCGATACCGGCTTCGACGGACACGCGGGCACGGACGGCCGGAGGAATGACCTCGTCGCGGTATGCCTGATCCTGCTCGAGGAACCAATCGAGGCAGGGAACCGACACAACCCGTGTTGCGACGCCCTGAGCTTCGAGGGTCTCGCGGGCCTCGGTGGCGAGGTGCAGTTCGGAACCGGTGGCCAGCAGAATGACCTCGGGTGCACCGTTGGCGGCATCGGCGAGCACGTATGCGCCACGCTTGACGCCCGCGGCTGCCTTTTCCTTGGTGCCTTCGAGAACCGGGACATCCTGGCGGGTGAGTGCCAGAGCGGTCGGGCCCGTCTTGTGTTCGAGCGCTGCCTGCCATGCGAACGACGTCTCGTTGGCGTCACCCGGACGAACGACGGAGAGGTTCGGGATGGCGCGCAGAGCAGCGAGGTGCTCGACCGGCTGGTGCGTCGGGCCGTCTTCGCCGAGTCCGATGGAGTCGTGGGTCCACACGTACGTGACCGGCGTCTTCATCAGAGCGGCGAGGCGAACAGCCGGACGCATGTAGTCGGAGAACACCATGAACGTTCCGCCGTAGGGGCGGGTCGGGCCGTGCAGCGCGATGCCGTTGAGGATCGAGCCCATCGCGTGCTCACGGATACCGAAGTGGAGCGTGCGGCCGTACGGCTTTGCGTTCCAGTCGTTGGTGGAGATGGAGTACGGACCGAAGGAGTCCGCACCCTTGATGGTGGTGTTGTTGCTGCCGGCGAGGTCGGCCGAGCCGCCCCACAGCTCGGGCAGGATCGGGCCGAGCGCGTTGAGCGCCGAACCGGAAGCCTTACGAGTCGCGACGCCCTTGGCATCGGGCTCGTACGTCGGGAGAGCGTCGGCCCAGCCGGCGGGGAACTCACCGGCGAACAGACGGTCGAAGAGGTCCTTACGCTCGGACTCGCGCGCCGCCCACGCGTCGAACTCGACCTGCCACGCCTTGCGTGCGTCGGCTCCGCGGGAGACGACCTCACGTGCGTGAGCCAAAGCGTCGGCGTCGACGTCGAACGACTTGGCCGGATCGAAGCCGAGAGCTTCCTTGACAGCCGCAACTTCGTCGGCGCCCAGAGCGGAGCCGTGAACGTCGCCGGTGTTCATCTTCTTCGGAGCGGGGAAACCGATGATCGTACGGAGCAGAATGATCGACGGACGATCGACGACGGCCTTTGCCGCTGCGACTGCGTCGAGAATGCCGGAGACATTCTCACCACCCTCGACATGCTGAACGTGCCAGCCGTATGCCTGGTAGCGCTTGCCGACGTCTTCACCGAGAGCGATGGTGGTGTCGTGCTCGATGGAGATCTTGTTGTCGTCGTAGAAGACGATGAGGTTGCCCAGTTCCTGGACACCAGCGAGCGACGATGCCTCGGACGTGACGCCTTCCTCGATGTCACCGTCGGACGCGATCACGTAGATGTGATGGTCGAAGGGGGAGGAACCGACCGGGGTTTCCGGATCGAACAATCCACGCTCACGACGAGAAGCCATTGCCATGCCGACTGCGGACGCGAGGCCCTGGCCCAGCGGACCCGTCGTCATCTCGACGCCGACGGTGTGACCGAACTCCGGGTGACCCGGAGTGAGAGCGCCCCACGTGCGGAGAGCTTCGAGGTCTGCCAATTCGAGGCCGTAACCCGAGAGGTAGAGCTGCGTGTACAGCGTCAGAGACGAGTGGCCACACGAAAGGATGAAGCGGTCACGCCCAACCCATTCCGCATCCGACGGATCGTGGCGCATGACACGCTGGAACAAGGTGTATGCCAACGGCGCCAAGCTCATTGCGGTTCCGGGGTGGCCGTTGCCGACCTTCTGAACCGCATCAGCGGCGAGCACGCGGGCGGTATCGACAGCCTTCGTGTCCAGGTCGGTCCAGTCCGAGGGGTGGACTGGTTGTGTGAGGACGTGGATCTCGTCTGTGATCGACACTGGCAGATGTCTCCTGACATTGTGTACGTGGATTGCGAGGGGAGAGGTGTCCCTCCGCTGCGTCACCTAGCCTAATGGTCCTGGCTGTCCGGGTCGATTCGGTTCCACGATGGCCGCGGTCTACCATCGTCCGTAGTAGAAAATGCGATAGTCCAGAAAAGTGTCAGCAGTGTGTCGTGAAGAGATAGTGCGGTAACGCGTGGTGCAAGGAGAGAACGTGCGGACAGGGCAACAGCCGAGCGGACATGGCTTCGGCAGCCCCGGAGCAGCCCCGCGGGCGACCAATCAGAACACCGTTCTGGGTCGCGCTTTGGGAAAGGTTCTGGCGTACATCGCGCTCACGAAGCCGCGAGTCATCGAATTGCTTCTGGTGGCAACAATTCCGGCGATGCTCATGGCAGATCGCGGAAACGTCGACCTGTGGCTGGTGCTGAGCACCCTTTTCGGTGGATGGATGGGCGCTGCGAGCGCGAACTCCCTCAACTGCGTTGTCGACGCGGATATCGACAAGGTCATGAAGCGCACAGCGAAGCGTCCGCTGGCCCGTGAAGCCGTCCCGACGCGCAACGCGCTGGTATTCGGCCTCGTGCTCGGACTGGCGTCGTTCCTGTGGCTGTGGTGGCGCGCGAACCTGCTGGCCGGTGTCCTCGTTGTCATCACCATCGCGTTCTACGTCCTGATCTACACCATGGTGCTCAAGCGCCGTACGTGGCAGAACGTCGTCTGGGGCGGTGCTGCCGGCTGCATGCCCGTCTTGGTCGGTTGGGCTGCCGTCACCGGTTCACTCAGCTGGGAACCGTTTGTTCTGTTCCTGATCATCTTCTTCTGGACGCCGCCCCACACGTGGGCTCTCGCCATGCGTTACAAAGAGGACTACAAGGCAGCCGGCGTCCCGATGCTCCCGGTCATCGCGACCGAAGAGCACGTCACCAAGCAGATCTTGTTCTACAGCTGGGCAATGGTTGTCACCAGCTTGATCCTCGTTCCCGCAGCCGGTCTCGTCTACGCGATCGTTGCTGTGCTGGCCGGTGCCTGGTTCCTGCTCCTCGCACACCAGCTGTACCGCGGAGTGCGCGGCGGCGCTGAGGTCAAGCCCCTCAAGCTGTTCCTGCAGTCCAACAACTACCTGTCTGTGCTGTTTGTCGGTCTGGCTATCGACTCGGTGCTGGGACTGCAGACGATCAGCGAAATGTTCAGCTGACCGCCTGCAGTCACGAATTCACGGAATCAGCACTATCGATCCCGTAGTTGCCCGGCCTTCCAGATCTCGATGAGCCTGGGCGGCGTCTGCCAACGGATACTGCGCGCCAACCCGGATTTTCAAGGTGCCCGCAGCTACGGCATCGAAGACGTCTCCGGCTCGCCAACGCAGTTCCTCGGGCGTGCGAATGTAATGAGCCAGGGTCGGCCGCGTCAGGAATAGTGAACCCGAGCTGTTGAGCCGTTGCGGATCAACCGGCGGCACCGCGCCACTGGCGGCGCCGAACAATGCGACGGTCCCGCGGATTCGCACCGACGCAAGGCTTGCGTCGAACGTCGTTGCACCCACACCGTCGTAGGCCACAGCGACACCTTCGCCGCCGGTCAGCTCACGTACCCGGGCCGCGATGTCGTCCTCGTACCGCAGAACTTCCGACGCACCGGCCTCGCGCGACAGTTGCTCTTTGGCGTCCGACGAGACCGTCGTGATGACCCGAGCGCCGAGAGTCACCGCCATCTGCGTGAGGATCAGTCCGACGCCGCCGGCACCGGCGTGCACGAGGACGGTGTCACCTGCCTGGATCGGGTAGGTCGACGTGGAGAGGTAATGCGCGGTCATTCCCTGCAGAAGCGCTGATGCAGCGACGGAGGCAGGAACACCATCGGGAACTTTTACTGCGACAGTGGACGAAACAGCCACCTTTTCGGCATAACTTGCGGTTGCCGCCGCCCACGCCACCCGCTCGCCGACGGCGAACTCCGTAACCTCGGAGCCGACTGCCTCGACGATTCCGGTTCCCTCGTCGCCCGGGATGTAGGGGAGATCGCGTGCGTACATCCCCATTCTGAAATAGGTGTCGATGAAGTTGACGCCGATAGCGTCGGTGCGGACGAGCAGATCGTGTGCACCGATCGTGGGTTCGGGTTGTTCGGACAGTGTGAGGACGTCTGGTCCACCGGTCTCGGAAACATGGATGGCTCGCATCTTTTCTGTTCTACACCTGAGGCCGCACAGACTCAGCCCCATGCCTCATGTTGCCTGCGCACTACCGACCAGTATTGTCGAGCTATGAGCACCGATACCGAGAAGTCGGACGCCACACCGTCCGCGACCGCGCCGGAACTTCCGAAGTCGACGGTCAAAGCGATCACCAAGTTCGTCGCCGAACACGGCGGCTCCGCCAGTGCTGTGATTCAGCCAGTTGGCATTGTCGGGGTGCGCATCACCCTCGTGGGTGCCGACGGCATTCTCGGTGACCAGGTGGTCAAGGATCTGGCTACGGCAAACGCTGTGGTCGCGTCTTTCGACAACGTCACCGTCGCCGAGTGGGAACGCGAACTGACGAGCGTCGTCACGCCGGCCGACGGCCACTTCAAGAAGATGGCCGGGTGGGTTGCCCACCAGACACGCTTCCCGAAGGCCCGCAACGGCGCCTGAGTTGATGATTGCGGCGAAGTTCTACACCTGAGGTGGGACTTCGCCGCAATTCGCTTGTCTAGTCGGTTTTATCGAGTCTGAAACTGGCAGCTTCCAGCGCGAGGCGCCGCACTTCGACTAGAGCTCGCTCGTAGATCACTGTCCCGATGAGCATTGTCTCGATGGCAGCAGTGCGATCCGGCATCGATCGAGCGTAGTGAACTTCGGCTTCGGCAGTTTGGTCGACGAAGTCTGCGGACGCGTCGAAATCCGTTGGTGCTGCGGGGAAACCGAACCGACGCAATGTCGCGATGAGTTCCGCGAGTCGGTACGGGGCCGGAGCGTCGTCCTCAATTCTCCAATTCCTGGCCTTCAGCCACGCCTGCACCTCGTCGTACGCTGCTCCGATATCGGCGGACGGGTTGTCGGTGGGAATTTCGTCGAGACCGTGCATCACCGCCCCGAATGCGTCGTGCATCGGGGTTGTTTCGTCTTCCATCGCGGCCAACGTGGCTCGTACTTTCGAGATCGACAACCCTCCGATATCGATCAGGGAACGTATCAGCCGGAGGCGCCTCACGTGCTGCTCGCTATAGACGGCCTGGTTGGCAGCTGATTGCTGACCACTGGTGAGTAGACCCTCGCGCAAGTAGTACTTGATCGAAGCGATCGATACTCCACTTCGGGCGCTGAGCTCGGAGATTCTCACAGTTCTACCCTTGACTTCACGCTTGGATAGTAGCACTATCCGTTATGGATAGAGATGCTATCCATAACGGGCATGGAACTGCGAGGGACGGGCTTCTCATGAATCGATATCAAGTTCGGAATGGCCGATACACCGCGGACGTCGACGGCGATTTTGTCGTCTTCCTCATCGGAATGAGATTCAACAAACTCTGGAAGATCCACAAGTGGTTCGGGCCGTTCCTGGCAATGCCTCGAATGCTCCGCGAACTACAGCGATCGCCGGACAAAGGGATGCTCGGAGCACGGATGTCCTGGGGTGGGCGCACGATAACCGTGATCCAGTACTGGCGAAGCTTCGATCACCTCGAAGCATTTGCGAAGAACCCGAACGATCCGCATCTGCCGGCGTGGAGAGCATTCAACCGAAGCGTCGGCAAAAGCGGTGACGTGGGTGTTTATCACGAGACCTACCGCGTCGGAAGCGGTCAGCACGAATCGGTTTACGTGAACATGCCCGTCATGGGATTGGCCGAGGCCACCGCCTCCGCGCCGGTGGGGATGCGGCGCGACACCGCACGGGGGCGGATGCTCGACTGACCGGCGGGTTGTTTCAGGCCGGCACGGCCGATGCCGCCGGAACGTCCTGTCTGATCTTTCCCGCTGCCCACACCGCAGCCGTTGCCGCTGTGCACAGACCCGCACCGGCGACATGCAGGATCACGAGAATCTGCGGTACATCGGTGAAGTACTGAACAACGCCGATCAACGCCTGGGCGACAATCAGGGCCAACAGAACGTGCAAGCGCTTTTTGACGGCTGCCGATGTTCCGACTGCGTACAGGCCGAACGTCAGGCCGACGACCAAGGCCAGATAGCCGACAAGCATCTGTGAATGCAGATGCACCAAGGTGACGATCTCGACCTCGAGGCGCGGAACCGTTCGGTCGAGGCTCTTGTCACCTGCGTGCGGTCCGGCACCCGTC
The nucleotide sequence above comes from Rhodococcus sp. KBS0724. Encoded proteins:
- the pgl gene encoding 6-phosphogluconolactonase yields the protein MSDVVVEKFSDAGQLVDAAAARLVTTIVDAQKARGVASIVLTGGGTGIALLEKLRKTPGDIDWAQIDLYWGDERFLPAGDPERNEVQAREALLDHVPVDPDRVHPMAASDGIYDGDPDGAATAYEQLLGAQAHGKQVPTFDVHLLGMGGEGHINSLFPHTDAVREESRFVVAVTDSPKPPPVRITLTLPAVQRAKEVWLLISGAAKAEAVAAAVGGAAAVDWPCAGAKGLVATRWFLDSDAASQLP
- the opcA gene encoding glucose-6-phosphate dehydrogenase assembly protein OpcA — encoded protein: MILDLPSTTTVQVSKKLVEVRKTGGAVTLGRVLTLVVCTRDTGNAEEAIEAANEASREHPCRVIVLLRGDEQSEPRLDAQIRVGGDAGASEVVVLRLYGPLADHESSVVIPFLLPDTPVVAWWPLEAPAIPAKDPVGKLAVRRITDATGAPDPTATIKGRLASYTAGDTDLAWSRVTYWRALLASALDLPPHENVTSAVVSGLKTEPALDILAGWLAAKTGVPVYRRTGALNVELKLETRSISISRPQEGTTATLIRTGQPDALVSLGRRETRDCLAEELRRLDPDEIYEEALAGLEKVTYE
- the zwf gene encoding glucose-6-phosphate dehydrogenase, whose amino-acid sequence is MSDSAAASDWVNPLRDSTDKRLPHIAGPCALVIFGVTGDLARRKLMPAVYDLANRGLLPPGFALVGFARRDWTDEDFANVVLEAVKDGARTKFRQSVWERLADGIRFVKGNFDDSEGFTNLADTLATLDTERGIGGNHGFYLAIPPDDFPQVLEQLSSSGLAQAEEGQWRRVVIEKPFGHDLESARELNAVVNKVFPEDTVFRIDHYLGKETVQNILALRFANQLFDPIWNAHYVDHVQITMAEDIGLGGRAGYYDGIGAARDVIQNHLLQLLAFTAMEEPISFEPLNLQAEKIKVLSATRLAEPLDETTARGQYTGGWQGGLPVVGLLEEDGFAADSITETYAAITLEVDTRRWAGVPFYLRTGKRLGRRVTEIAVVFKRAPHLPFDKTMTDDLGQNALVIRVQPDEGVTMRFGSKVPGSSMEVRDVNMDFSYGQAFTESSPEAYERLILDVLLGEPSLFPVNAEVELSWEILDPVLEHWAAGGKPDPYEAGTWGPESADEMLNRTGREWRRP
- the tal gene encoding transaldolase → MTQNVNTEKLSAAGVSIWLDDLSRDRIQSGNLQNLIDTKSIVGVTTNPSIFQAALSKGSDYDAQVRELAQRGADVDATITAVTTDDVRAACDILAPQFEASNGVDGRVSIEVDPRLAHDTDATVAQAIELHKIVDRPNVLIKIPATLAGIPAIAKVIGEGISVNVTLIFSVERYEAVMGAYLEGLDTAKAAGRDISSIESVASFFVSRVDSEIDNRLTAIGTPEALELRGKAALANARLAYNAYQQVFEVQPRFQALLADGAKAQRPLWASTGVKNPDYPDTLYVTELVAPNTVNTMPEKTLDALADHGEITGDTISGTAQESQAVFDQLAAVGIDLPDVFKVLETEGVDKFEVSWNELLDATAEQLRAATQKS
- the tkt gene encoding transketolase is translated as MSITDEIHVLTQPVHPSDWTDLDTKAVDTARVLAADAVQKVGNGHPGTAMSLAPLAYTLFQRVMRHDPSDAEWVGRDRFILSCGHSSLTLYTQLYLSGYGLELADLEALRTWGALTPGHPEFGHTVGVEMTTGPLGQGLASAVGMAMASRRERGLFDPETPVGSSPFDHHIYVIASDGDIEEGVTSEASSLAGVQELGNLIVFYDDNKISIEHDTTIALGEDVGKRYQAYGWHVQHVEGGENVSGILDAVAAAKAVVDRPSIILLRTIIGFPAPKKMNTGDVHGSALGADEVAAVKEALGFDPAKSFDVDADALAHAREVVSRGADARKAWQVEFDAWAARESERKDLFDRLFAGEFPAGWADALPTYEPDAKGVATRKASGSALNALGPILPELWGGSADLAGSNNTTIKGADSFGPYSISTNDWNAKPYGRTLHFGIREHAMGSILNGIALHGPTRPYGGTFMVFSDYMRPAVRLAALMKTPVTYVWTHDSIGLGEDGPTHQPVEHLAALRAIPNLSVVRPGDANETSFAWQAALEHKTGPTALALTRQDVPVLEGTKEKAAAGVKRGAYVLADAANGAPEVILLATGSELHLATEARETLEAQGVATRVVSVPCLDWFLEQDQAYRDEVIPPAVRARVSVEAGIAMPWWRILGDAGQAVSLEHYGASADYKTLYREFGITADKTVEAAKRSLAAVKG
- a CDS encoding heme o synthase codes for the protein MRTGQQPSGHGFGSPGAAPRATNQNTVLGRALGKVLAYIALTKPRVIELLLVATIPAMLMADRGNVDLWLVLSTLFGGWMGAASANSLNCVVDADIDKVMKRTAKRPLAREAVPTRNALVFGLVLGLASFLWLWWRANLLAGVLVVITIAFYVLIYTMVLKRRTWQNVVWGGAAGCMPVLVGWAAVTGSLSWEPFVLFLIIFFWTPPHTWALAMRYKEDYKAAGVPMLPVIATEEHVTKQILFYSWAMVVTSLILVPAAGLVYAIVAVLAGAWFLLLAHQLYRGVRGGAEVKPLKLFLQSNNYLSVLFVGLAIDSVLGLQTISEMFS
- a CDS encoding quinone oxidoreductase produces the protein MRAIHVSETGGPDVLTLSEQPEPTIGAHDLLVRTDAIGVNFIDTYFRMGMYARDLPYIPGDEGTGIVEAVGSEVTEFAVGERVAWAAATASYAEKVAVSSTVAVKVPDGVPASVAASALLQGMTAHYLSTSTYPIQAGDTVLVHAGAGGVGLILTQMAVTLGARVITTVSSDAKEQLSREAGASEVLRYEDDIAARVRELTGGEGVAVAYDGVGATTFDASLASVRIRGTVALFGAASGAVPPVDPQRLNSSGSLFLTRPTLAHYIRTPEELRWRAGDVFDAVAAGTLKIRVGAQYPLADAAQAHRDLEGRATTGSIVLIP
- a CDS encoding MerR family transcriptional regulator, which gives rise to MRISELSARSGVSIASIKYYLREGLLTSGQQSAANQAVYSEQHVRRLRLIRSLIDIGGLSISKVRATLAAMEDETTPMHDAFGAVMHGLDEIPTDNPSADIGAAYDEVQAWLKARNWRIEDDAPAPYRLAELIATLRRFGFPAAPTDFDASADFVDQTAEAEVHYARSMPDRTAAIETMLIGTVIYERALVEVRRLALEAASFRLDKTD
- a CDS encoding DUF4188 domain-containing protein, which encodes MNRYQVRNGRYTADVDGDFVVFLIGMRFNKLWKIHKWFGPFLAMPRMLRELQRSPDKGMLGARMSWGGRTITVIQYWRSFDHLEAFAKNPNDPHLPAWRAFNRSVGKSGDVGVYHETYRVGSGQHESVYVNMPVMGLAEATASAPVGMRRDTARGRMLD